Proteins encoded within one genomic window of Formosa agariphila KMM 3901:
- a CDS encoding lysylphosphatidylglycerol synthase domain-containing protein, with protein MYAKALTYKSHSVLIYLVKISIIAFSFYFIYSKLADNDELSFSQFWTILNSETGFSLQSLLLITVLSCLNWFFEILKWKYLVSTFKRISLKRATEQTLGAHTASLFTPNRIGDYGAKALYFPSNLRAKIMGLNGLGNFAQMCVTTFFGSLGLLFFSSTFPIHFDYKTLHWSQYLIFGLLVTALIVLAKTYLKPETWLLKIKRFLSAISLSLLMKTLLFSTLRYFIFSFQFYLLLQLFQVDLSYLNTMMALSSMYLLASILPSVFVFDVILKGSIAVYLFSFFDINGTIILSCITLMWILNVVLPSFFGSYFVMRFKLPKS; from the coding sequence ATGTACGCCAAGGCACTTACTTATAAATCGCATTCAGTTTTAATTTATCTGGTTAAGATAAGTATAATTGCCTTTAGTTTCTATTTTATCTATTCTAAACTAGCTGATAACGATGAGTTATCCTTCTCCCAATTTTGGACTATTTTAAATTCTGAAACAGGTTTCTCTTTACAATCCCTGCTACTTATTACGGTATTATCTTGTTTAAATTGGTTTTTTGAAATTTTAAAATGGAAGTATTTAGTAAGTACTTTTAAACGGATTTCTTTAAAACGCGCTACCGAACAAACTTTAGGCGCACATACGGCTTCTCTTTTTACGCCTAACCGTATTGGAGATTATGGTGCGAAGGCCTTATATTTCCCTTCCAATCTTAGAGCGAAAATAATGGGATTAAACGGACTTGGAAACTTCGCTCAAATGTGTGTCACCACCTTTTTTGGAAGTTTGGGTTTACTATTTTTTAGCAGTACATTTCCTATACATTTCGATTATAAAACACTGCATTGGTCACAATATTTAATTTTCGGACTCTTAGTAACAGCTCTAATAGTACTAGCAAAAACCTATTTAAAACCAGAAACATGGCTCTTAAAAATTAAACGCTTTTTATCGGCTATTTCTCTTAGTTTACTGATGAAAACACTTTTATTTTCTACCCTAAGATATTTTATTTTTTCATTTCAATTTTACCTATTACTGCAATTATTTCAAGTAGATTTAAGTTATCTAAACACCATGATGGCCCTGTCCAGCATGTATCTTTTAGCTTCAATTCTCCCAAGTGTTTTTGTTTTTGATGTGATTTTAAAAGGTAGTATTGCAGTGTATTTATTTTCGTTTTTCGACATTAATGGAACTATTATATTAAGTTGCATTACACTTATGTGGATTTTAAACGTGGTTTTACCAAGTTTTTTTGGAAGTTATTTTGTTATGCGTTTTAAACTTCCAAAATCTTAA
- a CDS encoding BlaI/MecI/CopY family transcriptional regulator — protein sequence MKALTKAEEEIMQVLWQLEQGNVKAIIEELPEPKPAYNTISTIVRILESKGFVDYEKQGKGHIYFPLVSKQDYSNQSLNTLVDNYFQGSFKSLVSFFVKKNDVSLNDLEAMMKEIEKNK from the coding sequence ATGAAGGCGTTAACAAAAGCAGAAGAAGAAATTATGCAAGTGCTTTGGCAGTTAGAACAAGGCAATGTAAAAGCTATAATTGAAGAATTACCAGAACCAAAACCAGCTTACAATACAATATCTACCATAGTACGTATTTTAGAAAGTAAAGGCTTTGTAGATTATGAAAAGCAGGGTAAGGGACATATTTATTTTCCGTTAGTCTCTAAACAAGACTATAGTAACCAATCGTTAAACACGTTGGTAGATAATTATTTTCAAGGGTCGTTTAAAAGTTTAGTCTCATTTTTCGTGAAGAAAAACGATGTGAGTTTAAATGATTTGGAAGCCATGATGAAGGAAATTGAAAAAAATAAATAA
- a CDS encoding DUF4230 domain-containing protein, translated as MFENSLMVLLGVVTTYWGFTIFKKKEKKDLTEKQSTILLEKIKSVCKLITVEGEFAEIYHHENIKEHFLGLFSSKRKALIVINAKVHIGYDFAKLKMHTDTLNKKIVIEYMPQPEVLSIEPDLRYYDIRNGLFNKFASEDLTVLNKEAKQHILDKIPESGLMITARKEALQAILMIEKIVETIEWELDYSALKIEDKTIEKIKHL; from the coding sequence ATGTTCGAAAACTCATTAATGGTGCTTCTTGGTGTTGTAACGACATATTGGGGATTTACCATTTTTAAAAAGAAGGAAAAAAAGGACCTTACCGAAAAACAGTCTACCATACTTTTAGAAAAAATTAAAAGTGTTTGTAAACTTATTACGGTAGAAGGGGAGTTTGCCGAAATTTATCATCACGAAAATATTAAAGAGCATTTTTTAGGATTGTTCTCTAGTAAGCGTAAAGCATTAATTGTAATTAATGCAAAGGTTCATATAGGGTACGATTTTGCAAAATTAAAAATGCATACAGATACGTTGAATAAAAAAATCGTAATTGAATATATGCCGCAACCCGAAGTCTTATCTATAGAACCAGATCTAAGATATTACGACATAAGAAACGGTTTGTTTAATAAGTTTGCTTCAGAAGATTTAACGGTATTAAATAAAGAAGCTAAACAACATATTTTGGATAAAATTCCAGAAAGTGGTTTAATGATAACTGCAAGAAAAGAAGCACTTCAAGCCATTTTAATGATAGAAAAAATTGTTGAAACCATAGAGTGGGAGCTTGATTATTCAGCTTTAAAGATTGAAGATAAAACCATTGAAAAAATCAAGCACTTATGA
- a CDS encoding DUF4260 domain-containing protein, whose amino-acid sequence MKTILKLEEIAMLMLSVFLFSNLTFDWWWYLVLFFLPDAGFVGYVFNTRLGAFLYNILHHKGVAIVLYIAGAIWQIEALQLAGIIMFGHAAFDRIFDYGLKYTDSFHNTHLGHIGKSSES is encoded by the coding sequence ATGAAAACTATACTAAAGCTAGAAGAAATTGCAATGTTGATGTTGTCTGTTTTTTTATTTTCCAATTTAACTTTTGATTGGTGGTGGTATTTAGTATTGTTTTTCTTGCCCGATGCTGGTTTTGTGGGCTATGTGTTTAACACACGATTAGGTGCATTTCTATATAATATATTACATCATAAAGGGGTTGCCATTGTGCTTTATATAGCGGGTGCAATATGGCAAATAGAAGCCTTGCAATTGGCAGGAATTATTATGTTTGGACATGCCGCTTTTGATCGTATCTTCGATTACGGATTAAAATATACAGACAGTTTTCATAACACGCATTTAGGACATATAGGAAAATCTTCGGAGTCATGA
- the ruvC gene encoding crossover junction endodeoxyribonuclease RuvC, which produces MSKERIILGIDPGTTIMGFGLIKVVGKTMSFLQLNELDLKKYDDHYLKLKLIFERTIELIETHHPDEIAIEAPFFGKNVQSMLKLGRAQGVAMAAGLSREVPITEYSPKKIKMAITGNGNASKEQVARMLQSVLGLKSLPKNLDSTDGLAAAVCHFYNEGRVEVGKNYTGWDAFVKQNEKRVTAPKVSKTRINSIKK; this is translated from the coding sequence ATGAGTAAAGAACGTATTATTTTAGGGATTGACCCCGGAACCACAATTATGGGATTTGGACTGATAAAAGTTGTGGGGAAAACCATGTCTTTTTTGCAATTAAATGAATTAGATTTAAAAAAATACGATGACCATTATTTAAAACTTAAACTCATTTTTGAGCGGACTATCGAGCTTATCGAAACGCATCACCCAGACGAAATAGCTATTGAAGCTCCTTTCTTCGGGAAGAACGTACAAAGTATGCTTAAACTAGGGCGTGCACAAGGCGTTGCCATGGCTGCAGGTTTGTCTCGCGAAGTTCCAATTACCGAATATTCGCCAAAGAAAATAAAGATGGCAATAACCGGAAATGGTAATGCCAGTAAAGAACAGGTTGCTAGAATGCTTCAAAGTGTATTAGGATTAAAATCACTTCCTAAAAATCTCGATTCTACCGATGGACTTGCCGCAGCAGTGTGTCATTTTTATAATGAAGGTCGTGTAGAAGTTGGGAAGAACTATACCGGTTGGGATGCTTTTGTAAAGCAAAACGAGAAGCGTGTTACCGCTCCTAAAGTCTCGAAAACGAGAATAAATAGCATTAAAAAATGA
- a CDS encoding MmcQ/YjbR family DNA-binding protein, whose product MINIEQLYDYCLKKKGVTETFPFDDNALVLKVLDKIFLLTSLKSWEAGEPTINLKCDPTKAESLRGTYNSIRPGFHMNKKHWNTMHLNQGDLPMPLVLELIDHSYDLVVQGLPKKLKDTL is encoded by the coding sequence ATGATTAATATCGAGCAACTTTACGATTACTGCTTAAAAAAGAAAGGGGTTACCGAAACATTTCCGTTCGATGATAATGCGCTTGTTTTAAAAGTATTAGATAAAATATTTCTGCTAACTTCGTTAAAAAGTTGGGAAGCTGGAGAACCTACAATAAATTTAAAATGCGACCCTACAAAAGCAGAATCTCTAAGAGGTACTTATAATAGTATTCGGCCTGGATTCCATATGAATAAAAAACACTGGAATACCATGCATTTAAATCAAGGAGACTTACCAATGCCTTTAGTGTTAGAACTTATAGATCATTCTTATGATTTGGTGGTTCAAGGTTTGCCTAAAAAATTAAAAGATACTTTGTAG
- a CDS encoding cyclase family protein — MIASIQTNSKKYQIDLTKPIDISIPLRASSTNVSAFYVEPPVIEPIKDDEGFLARVSDGAAFNFNTVSFTPHGHGTHTECVGYVSREFNSVNENLKQFFFLAEVITVAVEKLGEDLVISKKQLQFALGNKKRKAVVIRTIPNTVDKLTMQYSHTNPPYLLEDAAIYLREKGVEHLLVDLPSLDKEKDDGELLAHHAFWNTQGKVRKNATITELIYVQNFVQDGTYFLNLQIAPFENDATPSKPILYEVITN; from the coding sequence ATGATTGCAAGCATTCAAACAAATTCAAAAAAATATCAAATCGATTTAACAAAACCAATCGATATTTCTATTCCTTTACGAGCGTCTAGTACTAATGTTTCGGCATTTTATGTAGAGCCTCCAGTAATAGAGCCAATTAAAGATGATGAAGGGTTTTTAGCACGTGTTTCCGATGGTGCGGCGTTTAATTTTAACACCGTTTCATTTACACCACACGGGCATGGTACACACACCGAATGTGTGGGGTATGTATCTCGAGAGTTTAATTCGGTTAACGAAAATTTAAAACAGTTTTTCTTCTTAGCAGAGGTCATTACTGTGGCAGTAGAGAAATTAGGAGAAGATTTGGTAATTTCTAAAAAACAACTTCAGTTTGCTTTAGGAAATAAAAAACGAAAAGCAGTAGTTATTAGAACCATCCCGAATACTGTAGATAAATTGACTATGCAATATTCGCATACCAATCCGCCGTATTTACTAGAAGATGCTGCCATATATTTAAGAGAAAAAGGGGTTGAGCATTTGTTGGTAGATTTACCAAGTTTAGATAAAGAAAAGGATGATGGCGAATTGCTAGCGCATCATGCCTTTTGGAATACTCAAGGAAAGGTGAGGAAAAATGCAACAATTACCGAGTTAATTTATGTTCAGAATTTTGTGCAAGACGGCACCTATTTTCTGAATTTACAAATTGCGCCTTTCGAAAATGATGCAACGCCCAGTAAACCCATTTTATACGAGGTAATTACTAACTAA
- a CDS encoding aminopeptidase P family protein, giving the protein MRYKQISNSLFKNNRARFSKSMAPNTIAVLTSNDIKHNNADDMMGFTQNNDLFYLSGIDQEESILVLYPDANKVENREILFVKETSEQIKIWDGDKLTKEQAAEISGVKRVEWVHDFEKLLQFMAFEADGFYLGHNEHVKRITYNQQTQQDRMILWIKEKYPLHNLHRVAKLTRALRPVKSVEEIDLMQHAADISVESFKRALRATKPGVKEYEIEAELIYHLTKSGATRHAFTPIVASGKNACALHYNDNDDVCQDGEMILMDFGVCYANYNSDTTRCFPVNGTFSKRQKEVYTSVLNCLKTGSKLLKPGVLSADYEKQMGKLVETELIKLGLLNAKDVAEQDPEKPLYKKYYMHGSAHHIGLDVHDVGLYYRPFEAGMVLTCEPGIYIPEEGIGCRLENDYLITEDGNRNLTEAMPIEIEDIELIMKNNK; this is encoded by the coding sequence ATGCGATATAAACAGATTTCAAATTCACTTTTCAAAAATAATAGAGCACGTTTTAGCAAGAGTATGGCACCTAATACCATTGCTGTTTTAACGTCTAACGATATTAAGCATAATAATGCAGACGATATGATGGGGTTTACCCAAAATAACGATTTGTTTTATTTGTCGGGTATCGATCAAGAAGAATCTATTCTAGTGTTATACCCAGATGCTAATAAAGTAGAAAACCGCGAGATATTATTTGTTAAAGAAACATCGGAACAAATTAAAATTTGGGATGGCGACAAATTAACAAAAGAACAAGCTGCAGAAATATCTGGAGTTAAACGTGTAGAGTGGGTACATGACTTCGAAAAACTATTACAATTTATGGCTTTCGAAGCCGATGGTTTTTATTTAGGACATAACGAACATGTAAAACGCATTACCTATAATCAGCAAACACAGCAGGATCGTATGATTTTATGGATAAAAGAAAAATATCCATTGCATAATCTACACCGAGTTGCAAAGCTTACACGTGCATTACGTCCTGTAAAATCTGTTGAAGAAATTGATTTAATGCAACATGCAGCCGATATTAGTGTAGAGAGTTTTAAACGTGCATTAAGAGCAACTAAACCCGGCGTAAAAGAATATGAAATTGAAGCAGAACTTATTTATCATCTTACAAAATCTGGAGCTACGCGTCATGCGTTTACTCCCATAGTTGCTTCTGGTAAAAACGCTTGTGCGCTTCATTATAACGATAACGATGATGTGTGTCAGGATGGTGAAATGATTTTAATGGATTTTGGAGTCTGTTATGCCAATTATAATAGCGATACTACAAGATGTTTTCCTGTAAATGGAACGTTTTCAAAACGTCAAAAAGAAGTGTATACCTCGGTTTTAAATTGTTTAAAAACAGGAAGTAAATTATTAAAACCTGGAGTGTTATCGGCAGATTATGAAAAACAAATGGGAAAACTGGTTGAAACAGAATTAATTAAATTAGGGCTTTTAAATGCTAAAGATGTTGCAGAACAAGACCCTGAAAAACCATTGTATAAAAAATATTATATGCACGGTTCGGCTCACCATATTGGTTTAGATGTTCATGATGTAGGCTTGTATTATCGTCCGTTTGAAGCAGGTATGGTACTCACTTGCGAACCTGGAATTTATATCCCAGAAGAAGGCATTGGTTGCCGATTAGAAAATGATTATTTAATTACTGAAGACGGTAATCGTAATCTTACGGAAGCGATGCCAATTGAAATAGAGGACATTGAATTAATAATGAAAAACAACAAGTAA
- the hemW gene encoding radical SAM family heme chaperone HemW gives MILNTDSNRTELVEGVGIYIHIPFCKQACFYCDFHFSTSLKKKDELIDALIVELELRKSEFENDTVATIYFGGGTPSLLSLEEINQILNAVFLNYKVIENPEITLEANPDDLSETKILELAKSKINRLSIGVQSFFETDLKLMNRAHNATEAKQCLDLATQYFDNISVDLIYGIPGATHEQWQENIQTVLDFNIPHISSYALTVEPKTALESLIKKGKIEDVDEVHAETQFHMLIDELKAANFQHYELSNFGKSGYFSINNSAYWKGKKYIGIGPSAHSFNGESRSWNIANNSKYIMAIQFKELPSEVEILSLNDKYNEYVMTGLRTIWGVSLQTVETVFGSDFKSYILNQSEKYLKEELLYIDGDNLKVSTKGKFLSDGIASHLFKI, from the coding sequence ATGATACTAAATACAGATTCTAATCGTACAGAATTAGTTGAAGGTGTTGGCATTTACATCCACATTCCATTTTGTAAACAAGCATGTTTTTATTGCGATTTTCATTTTTCTACATCCTTAAAAAAGAAGGATGAGTTAATTGATGCTTTAATTGTAGAACTGGAATTACGAAAATCTGAATTTGAAAACGATACAGTTGCTACTATATATTTTGGAGGCGGAACGCCTAGTTTGCTGTCTCTAGAAGAGATTAATCAGATTTTAAACGCTGTATTTTTAAATTATAAAGTGATTGAAAATCCTGAAATTACTTTAGAAGCCAATCCAGACGATTTATCGGAAACTAAAATATTAGAGCTAGCTAAAAGTAAAATAAACCGTCTAAGTATTGGCGTACAATCGTTTTTTGAAACTGATTTAAAACTGATGAATCGCGCACATAATGCTACAGAAGCAAAGCAGTGTTTAGACTTGGCAACTCAGTATTTCGATAATATTTCGGTCGATTTAATCTACGGAATTCCAGGAGCAACTCATGAGCAATGGCAAGAAAATATTCAAACTGTTTTAGATTTTAATATTCCGCATATTTCAAGTTACGCCCTAACGGTCGAGCCAAAAACGGCCTTAGAATCATTAATAAAAAAAGGGAAGATTGAAGATGTCGATGAGGTGCATGCAGAGACTCAGTTTCATATGTTAATCGACGAATTAAAAGCGGCTAATTTTCAGCATTACGAATTATCGAATTTTGGTAAATCAGGTTATTTTAGTATAAACAATTCAGCCTATTGGAAAGGCAAAAAATATATTGGTATTGGGCCTTCGGCACATTCTTTTAACGGAGAATCTCGCAGTTGGAACATTGCTAATAATTCAAAATATATTATGGCCATTCAATTTAAAGAATTGCCTAGTGAAGTAGAAATTTTATCACTTAACGATAAATATAACGAATACGTTATGACGGGTTTACGTACCATTTGGGGCGTGTCTTTACAAACTGTAGAGACCGTATTTGGTTCCGATTTTAAATCTTATATACTGAATCAATCAGAAAAATATTTAAAAGAAGAATTGTTGTATATTGATGGTGATAATCTTAAAGTTAGTACAAAAGGTAAATTTTTAAGCGACGGCATTGCGTCCCACCTTTTTAAGATTTAA
- a CDS encoding glycosyltransferase family 2 protein codes for MIIFSLITLTLYTFLIGSLYWGFTKVKTFKPHTHSNETSFSIVIPFRNEAKHLPELLQSISELDYSKNHFEIILINDGSEDISESIVNHFTQTHRELQITLLQNKRHSNSPKKDAISLAISHAQFSWILTTDADCVLPKTWLNTFNAFIQGHPDCQLIVAPVTYFTTSKFLTIFQWFDVMSLQGATVGGFGINTPFLCNGANLGYTKQGFYKVNGFAENDSIASGDDIFLLEKISKAQPESVKYLKSIDAVIYTHAQPTLGDLISQRKRWASKTKAYKNTFSQITGLLVLSMNALWICLFIFMCFEDFSPIYFTIICLVKFHIDFMLIYKSAVFFNQKKHLKWYPVVAILYPIFCSYVAVASLFTSYTWKDRQFAK; via the coding sequence ATGATAATTTTTAGTCTAATCACATTAACATTATACACCTTTTTAATTGGGAGTTTGTATTGGGGATTTACAAAAGTTAAGACGTTTAAACCTCATACGCATTCTAATGAAACCAGTTTCTCTATTGTTATCCCCTTTAGGAATGAAGCCAAACATTTACCTGAATTATTACAATCTATTTCTGAATTAGATTACTCTAAAAATCATTTTGAAATTATTCTTATAAATGATGGGTCTGAAGATATTTCCGAAAGTATTGTTAACCATTTTACACAAACACATCGTGAGTTACAAATTACATTACTCCAAAATAAACGCCACTCTAACTCGCCTAAAAAAGACGCAATTAGCTTAGCGATTTCTCATGCTCAATTCAGCTGGATATTAACTACCGATGCCGATTGTGTACTGCCTAAAACGTGGCTAAACACCTTTAATGCTTTTATTCAAGGGCATCCGGATTGTCAATTAATCGTGGCTCCTGTTACCTATTTTACAACGTCTAAATTTTTAACTATTTTTCAGTGGTTTGATGTAATGAGTTTACAGGGAGCAACTGTTGGTGGATTCGGCATCAACACACCTTTTCTATGTAATGGTGCTAATTTGGGGTACACAAAACAAGGTTTTTACAAGGTAAACGGATTTGCAGAAAATGATTCTATTGCAAGCGGTGACGATATTTTTTTACTTGAAAAAATCAGTAAAGCGCAACCTGAAAGCGTTAAGTATTTAAAATCGATTGATGCCGTAATTTACACGCATGCGCAACCTACATTAGGCGATTTAATTAGTCAGCGTAAACGTTGGGCATCTAAAACAAAAGCCTATAAAAATACATTTAGTCAGATTACAGGGCTCTTGGTTTTAAGCATGAATGCTTTATGGATTTGCTTATTTATATTTATGTGTTTTGAAGATTTTTCACCTATATATTTTACAATTATTTGCCTCGTAAAATTTCATATCGACTTTATGCTTATCTATAAAAGCGCGGTATTTTTTAATCAGAAAAAACATTTAAAATGGTATCCAGTAGTTGCTATTTTATATCCTATATTTTGCTCGTATGTAGCAGTTGCATCGCTATTTACATCGTACACTTGGAAAGACAGACAGTTTGCGAAATAA
- a CDS encoding M56 family metallopeptidase yields the protein MLHYILQTIAFQLFFLMVYDLFLKRETFFNWNRFYLLFTPIASLVLPLIKIEAFRNVLPQNYIVQLPAVILNPDASTVQTQLLPTVYLKNSSSFWSWEFILYVGIYVSAFIFIFKMFKLFKTINISEKNTASGLTIITLKNSSAAFSFFNYVFLGDAINPKNYQTILAHECVHKSQKHSADLLFFELLRILFWFNPLVYMYQNRMVTLHEYIADALVVKQQDKVTYYQNLLSQVFDVNHISFINPFFKQSLIKKRIIMLTKSKSKQIHLLKYAMLIPMVFAMLLYTSCDKEADNSESTEIQTSKDKIQEKIDKIMEENPNVKIKIIEEDSVIDDDIEVPYSVVEQVPIFPGCEDLPAAEQKGCFSGEISKFVGQNYNIDLATTLGLSGRQRINVLFKIDKSGNITGVRARAPHPKLEEEAIRVINELPKMIPGEQKGIAVTVPYSLPIVFEIKE from the coding sequence ATGTTACACTACATCCTACAAACCATAGCGTTCCAGTTGTTTTTTTTAATGGTGTACGATTTATTTTTAAAACGTGAAACCTTCTTTAATTGGAACCGGTTCTACTTATTATTTACACCAATTGCTTCATTAGTATTGCCTTTAATTAAAATTGAAGCTTTTAGAAATGTTTTGCCTCAAAACTATATTGTGCAATTGCCAGCCGTAATCTTAAATCCAGATGCATCAACTGTACAGACACAGTTATTACCGACGGTTTACCTTAAAAATAGCAGTTCGTTTTGGTCGTGGGAATTCATATTATATGTTGGTATTTATGTGTCCGCTTTTATATTTATTTTCAAAATGTTTAAGCTCTTTAAAACAATCAACATAAGTGAAAAGAATACTGCAAGCGGACTTACTATTATCACCTTAAAAAACAGTTCTGCAGCATTTTCATTTTTTAATTATGTCTTTTTAGGCGATGCCATAAATCCTAAAAATTATCAAACTATTTTGGCTCACGAATGTGTTCATAAAAGTCAGAAACACAGTGCCGATTTATTGTTTTTCGAACTTCTTCGAATCCTATTTTGGTTTAATCCGTTAGTGTATATGTACCAAAACAGAATGGTTACACTTCACGAATATATTGCCGATGCTTTAGTTGTGAAACAACAAGATAAAGTGACCTACTATCAGAACTTGTTAAGTCAAGTTTTCGATGTCAATCATATTTCATTCATCAATCCATTTTTTAAACAATCATTAATCAAAAAACGAATCATTATGTTAACAAAATCGAAATCAAAACAAATTCATTTATTAAAGTATGCCATGCTTATTCCTATGGTTTTTGCAATGCTATTGTATACGTCTTGTGATAAAGAGGCTGACAATTCTGAATCTACCGAAATTCAAACAAGTAAAGATAAGATTCAGGAAAAAATAGATAAGATTATGGAGGAAAATCCGAATGTAAAAATTAAAATAATAGAAGAGGATTCTGTAATAGATGATGATATAGAAGTGCCTTATAGCGTTGTAGAGCAAGTACCTATATTTCCAGGATGCGAAGATTTACCTGCGGCGGAACAAAAAGGTTGCTTTTCTGGTGAAATTTCTAAATTTGTAGGGCAAAATTATAATATAGATTTAGCAACAACATTAGGACTTTCAGGAAGACAACGCATTAATGTATTGTTTAAAATTGACAAAAGTGGAAACATTACAGGTGTAAGGGCAAGAGCGCCTCACCCTAAATTAGAAGAGGAGGCTATTCGAGTAATTAATGAATTACCTAAAATGATACCAGGAGAACAAAAGGGAATAGCTGTTACTGTACCATATTCTTTACCAATAGTGTTTGAAATTAAAGAGTAG
- a CDS encoding M24 family metallopeptidase — protein MMTLGLGGSTVEAELAAIQSKAHLVQPIKSDAYPKRIKHALQLMKQEHVSAVYLHAGTNLFYFTGTKWNSSERMVGALLLTDGSIHYIAPHFEEGTILDFMEFEGLVHGWEEHESPFELLVSILKANGISSGKIAMDEVTPFFIIDGVLNCQTDYKLVNAKSITAGCRMIKSDEEIAIMQTAMDITMDIHKAVARILKPGISAQTVVDFIHEAHKRYGAPEGSYFCIVLFGVDTSFPHGVKKPKDLEENDVVLIDTGCMLHDYISDITRTYVYGEITDEQRRIWNLEREAQFAAFKAAQLGETCGSIDSAVRKTLEANGLGPDYNLPGLPHRTGHGIGLDIHEWPYLVKTDQTVLKPGMCFSNEPMLVVPNAFGIRLEDHIYMTENGPKWFTEPAHSIENPFGLSE, from the coding sequence ATGATGACATTAGGATTAGGAGGCTCTACAGTTGAAGCCGAATTAGCTGCAATACAATCCAAAGCACATTTAGTACAACCTATAAAAAGTGATGCTTATCCAAAGCGTATAAAGCATGCATTACAATTAATGAAGCAAGAACATGTATCGGCAGTTTATTTACATGCGGGTACAAATCTATTTTATTTTACAGGGACAAAATGGAATTCTAGCGAACGCATGGTTGGTGCTTTGTTATTAACAGACGGAAGTATTCATTATATCGCGCCACATTTTGAAGAAGGTACTATTCTAGATTTTATGGAGTTCGAAGGTCTAGTTCATGGTTGGGAAGAGCATGAAAGTCCGTTTGAATTGCTTGTCTCTATTTTAAAAGCAAACGGAATCTCAAGTGGTAAGATTGCCATGGATGAAGTGACTCCGTTTTTTATTATAGATGGTGTTTTAAATTGTCAGACCGATTATAAATTAGTCAATGCAAAGTCTATTACAGCAGGTTGTCGAATGATTAAATCTGATGAAGAAATTGCAATCATGCAAACAGCAATGGATATTACTATGGATATTCATAAAGCGGTAGCACGTATTTTAAAACCAGGAATTTCGGCACAAACTGTGGTCGATTTTATTCATGAAGCTCATAAGCGTTACGGTGCTCCCGAAGGCTCTTACTTCTGCATCGTGTTGTTTGGTGTGGATACTTCTTTTCCGCATGGTGTGAAAAAACCTAAAGATTTAGAAGAAAACGATGTGGTGTTAATAGATACAGGTTGTATGCTTCACGATTATATTTCGGACATTACAAGAACTTATGTGTATGGAGAAATTACAGACGAACAACGTCGTATTTGGAATTTAGAACGCGAAGCACAGTTTGCAGCATTTAAAGCGGCTCAATTAGGCGAAACCTGTGGGTCTATAGATAGTGCAGTTAGAAAAACCTTAGAAGCAAACGGATTAGGTCCAGATTATAATTTACCTGGATTACCGCACAGAACGGGTCACGGTATTGGTTTAGATATTCACGAATGGCCGTATTTGGTAAAAACAGATCAAACGGTTTTAAAGCCAGGCATGTGTTTTAGTAATGAACCTATGTTAGTCGTTCCTAATGCATTTGGAATACGTTTAGAAGATCATATTTATATGACAGAGAACGGCCCAAAATGGTTTACAGAACCAGCACATAGTATTGAAAATCCTTTTGGACTTTCAGAGTAA